The DNA region TGCCTCCGGTGTAAAAAATCCCGGCGAGCGCGTCGCCGCCACGGCGGGCGTCGGCGATGGGTTCGGCGGCGGCGATCAGCGCCTCGTAGGAGGTCATGCCGTCGGGGGTCGCGCCGTCGCCACAGTGGATGACTGTGGTCAGGCCGTCGAATCGTTCACGCAGGGCGGGCACGAGGGGCGCGAACGCGTCGTCGACCAGCAGCACGCGACTGTCGGAATCTTCCAGGCTGTAGGCGATTTCGGCGGCGCTCCAGCGGATATTGACCGGGTTGAGCACGGCGTCCGCCCACGGCATGGCGAGCAGGTATTCGTGATAGCGGTCCGAGTTCAGCGACAGAATGGCGACCCGGTCGCCGGGGGCGACGCCGAGCCCGCGCAAGGCTCCGGCCAGCCGGGCCACCCGATCCATGACCTCCCGATTGGTGCGGGTCCGCTCGCCGTAGACGGTCATGGCGGCGTCGGGGTTCTGCTGGGTGGCGCGGTGCAGGCCCTGGGTCAGGTACATCGGGGAGCCCTTCGTCGAACAACTGTGGTCGGTGTCACGAGTATTCGTGGCGGATGTGACCTGCGCCATGGAAGCGGGGTTCAATTCGGGCTCCGCGGTTTGTTGATTTCTCCAAGCCGGCGGTCGTAGGGTCGGGGCACCATGAGTTCGACTCGCGCGGCCGCGAAGCAGCGGATGATCACGCTGGTCCTGGACAACAGTCCGGAGATGGCCCAGCGGGTGGTCGCCCGTGCCCGCGCCGAGATGCCGGTCTACGCGCGGCTGTCGGCGACGACCATCGCGCGGAGTACCGAATCGATCCTCGAGCGGCTGGCGCGGGCGCTGCTCGACTCGCGTCCGCTGCATGCCGAGGATTTGTCCGCACTCCGGGAATTCGGTGAAACCCGTGCCCGGCAAGGGGTTTCGCTGGCAGATGTACAGAGCGGCTGGCGTATCGCGGTGCGTGAGATCCTGGCCGAGCTGACCGGTGCCGCTCACACGAGCAAGGTCGCCGACCGGGTGCTGCTGGAATCGATCACCGATCTGCTCGACCTGGTCGACCAGGCCAGTATCTCCTTCAGCTCCGCCCACCGGGAGGTGGAGATCGCCCAGGCCCGCCACGACGAGCAGTTCCGGGCCGAGTTCACCCGCGCCCTGCTGCTGGGCACGCTCGGACCGGCGGAACTCCAGATTCGGGCCCAGCAGCTGGGTCTCGACATCGAAGGCGAGTACCGCGCGTTCCGGTCACGGCCTGACGAGGATGCCACATCTGCTGCCCTGCAAGGGATTACGTCCAGATTCTCGACGGTTCGCGGCTTCGTCACGACGGTGGACGGCGATCTGGCGGGCTTTGTGGAAAATTCCACCCCGACGGGCTCACGCCTGATCGCGTACGGCCCGGCCACGCGACTGACGGATCTGGACCGCTCCTTCCGCCTGGCCACCCGAGTCCTGGCCACCGCCCACCTGTTCGGCCTGTCCGGCCCCCTCGACCTCGACCGCGTCGGCCTGCTGCCCGCGATCGCCGCCGACACCGAACTGGGCGCCGAACTCGCCCACCGCTACCTCGATCCGCTCGGCGACGGCGAGGCCGCCCGCACCCTGATCGAGACCGCCGCGCGCTTCCTCGACGCCGGCATGCGGGTCGACGTCACGGCCGAGCGACTCACCGTGCACCCCAACACTGTTCGCTACCGCCTGGCCCGATTCGAGGAGCTCGCGGGCACCGATCTGCGCAGTGCGGGCACGGCGCTACAGGTCTGGTGGGCGATCCAGCACCGGCGGGCGACTACCGGGTATCCAGCACCATCGTCATAGGAACACGAATCTCGCCGCCGGGCTCGAAGTGCAGAACCACCGTGTCCGGAGTCCAGTCGACGCGCGGCTCTGTGCCCCAGCCCAGCGGTATCGGCACCACATGGCCGCGCGGCACCTCCCCGCCGGAGAACCGGCCGAGCCACACCTCGTAGGTGTCGATATCCATCGGACTGTGCACTCGCACCACCGCGGCGGCATTCGTCCCGTCCGGGGCCGGATCGGCGCGCACCGTCTCGATGCGATGCCTAAACAGCCCAATCGCCGCCACCGACGTAACCAGCACTCCCCCAAGCAAACCGGCGATCAACCCGAGCAGCAATCGGCCCGAGGCTCGCGTGTTCGATCCGGTCGCGGCAGGCGCATATTCCGTCATGGACTCATGATGCCCGCTGCGCGAGCTATGCAGCGCGCTGACGTGCGTGGCGCGGAGCCGCCCGGCGACTGGACACCTTGCCAGACCACCGGGCGGACCGAACCGTCGCTCAACAGTATGGGTCAGACCGGCTGGCGCAGGCCCACGGCGGGGAAGTCGACCGGGACCCCGAGGGCGATATTCACGTAGTTGGTGAACAGATTCAGCGCGACCTGGCCGATGGTTTCGACGATCTGCTCATCGGTCCAGCCTTGCTCCCGGACCACTCGCACGTCCTCCGCGGTGACCTGGCCGCGCTCCTCCACCAATCGCAAGGCGAAGCCCAGCAGGGCCGCGACGCGCGGATCCTCCGAGCGGCCGGTCTGCGCTGCCGCCAGCGCGGCGCCGCTGACCCCCGCCTTGCGACCGAGGGCAGTGTGTGCGGCCAGGCAGTACTCGCAGGCATTGCGGTTGGCCACCGCCACCGCGAGTTGCTCGCTCAGCGCCGGCCCCAGCGCACCGCCGCCGTACGCGCCGAACGCGGACCACATGGCGGTCAGGGTGGCGGGAGAGTTGGCGACCGCTCGAAACATCGCGGGCACGGTACCGAAGGCGGCATGGATCTGATCGAGCTGGTCCCGCACGGTTCCGGTCGCGGAATCACGCTGCACGAGAGGGACGTTCGACATTGAGATTTCCTCACTTCCGATTCGGATGCGCCCCGGTCGGCCCGTGACGCCCTCTCAGATTGCCGAGGATTGCCGGACGAATTGTGACGGATCGTCTCGATTTCTTACCGAATCGTCTGACATAGTCGGAGTGTGACGTCCCTCGACCGAATCTCGCCCCTGCTCGACCGGTTCCGGGTGCGCACCCACCTGTTCCACACCGGGCCGCTGTGCGGCGTCACGACTTTCGACGCGCGCGCCGGACGCGGCTTCCTGCACGTGCTCCGGCGCGGCGAAATGGAGATGGAACACCCGCGGGTCGGCGGCCGCGTCGAGAAGCGCCGGATCGACCGGCCCAGCCTGCTGTTCTACCCGCGGCCACTGGATCACGCCTTCCACAACGCGCCCGACGACGACTCCGACTTCGCCTGCGCGACACTCGACTTCGACGGCGGCCCCGCACATCCGCTGGTGCGGACGCTGCCGCCGGTGATCGTGCTGCCGCTCGACGCCGTCGGTACCCTGGCGCCGGCGCTCGAGCTGCTGTTCGCCGAGATCGACAATGTGCGGTGCGGGCACCGGGTGCTGGCGGACCGGCTCTTCGAGGTTGTCCTCATCCAGCTGTTCCGCTGGATGCTCGACCACCCGGACGAGGTCGGCCTGCCCACCGGGCTGCTGGCGGGGCTGACCGACGAACGCCTCGCCCGGACCCTGGTCGCGCTGCACGAATCGCCCGGGCAGCCCTGGACCCTCGCCACCATGGCCCGCGAGGCGCGTATGTCCCGCAGCTCCTTCGCGGCCCGTTCAAGGCGCTGGTCGGGCAGTCGCCCGCCGAGTACCTGACCGACTGGCGGGTCACCGTCGCCCAATCCCGGCTTCGCGCAGGCGATTCCGTCGCCCGCACGGCCGCTGCGCTCGGGTACGCCAACCCGCCGGCGTTCACGCGGGCGTTCACCCAACGGGTGGGGTGCTCGCCGCGGGCCTGGCTGGCCACCGGATCCGGCGAGGGCGGCAATCACGCCGGCGGCGGCAGGATGACCGACGGCAGGGCTTCGGCGATCCGATGAGACGACCGGAATCGGTTGCTTCCCAATGCTGGTCGAACGGTGGGTTCAGTGCTTGCGGTCGTGGGCGGCTTCGGCGAAGTGGAGCCAGCGGTCGGCCAGCACCGCCGCCACCTGCTCGAAATCGTCCTGCGCGCTCATGTGGCGAGTCTGTCACGCGAAACCGGAAAACCCGTTGCGGCTTCGTGGCGGCCACTGCTAGCTTTCCGGAGGCCGTGTAGAAGACCGAGGAGGTGGTACCCGTGAACGCTGTATCGACGTGGGTGCTCCCCTCAGGGGTCACGGTCGGGCGATAGGTCGTCCGGGAGCGCCGTTCATGTGCACTCCCGAAAGGCACGACCATGCAAATCATTTCCGAACAACGCCTCGACGACGGCGTCCTCGAGCGTGAGTTCACCATCGGCGAGATCCGCGGCATCCTGTGGACGCCCGAATCCGCCTCCACACCGACCCCGCTGATCCTGCTCGGCCAAATCGCCGGCCCCAACGGCGGACTGCGGAGCCCGCGGCTGGTGGCCAGGGCCCGACACACCGTGGCGGAAGGCTTCGCCGCGGCCACCATCGAGTTCCCCGGCAGCGGTGACCGGCCCGGTTCCGCCGTCACCGATCAGGCCCGCACCGACCTGCGCAAGGCGCTGCAGGCCGGAGAACCGGTCACCGACGACATCGTCGACCGGCTCATCCTCCCGCTGCTCGACCAGGCGGTCCCGGATTGGCAAGCCACCCTGGACGCCCTGCTCACACTGCCCGACATCGGCGGCCCGGTCGGGTTCTCGGGCGGGGTGATCTCCATCCCCGTCCGGCTGGCGGCGGTCGACCCGCGCATCACGGCAGCCGTGCTGTTCGCGGGGAGCTACGTGCCTCGCAGCATCATCGAGCAGGCCCGACAGGTCACCATCCCTTTGCACGTCCTGCTGCAGTGGGATGACGAAGGCAACGACCGGCAGATGGCCCTTGATCTGTTCGACGCCTTCGGCTCGAAGGAGAAGACGCTGCACGCCAACATGGGCGGGCACACCGGCGTCCCGCAGTTCGCGGGAGAGGAAGCGAATCGGTTCTTCGCCCGGCATCTGAAGTAGTCCGATGAACGACTGCCCCGATCGCGGCGGTACCGGCCACCGGCGGGTACCGGCCGGTCGGGGCAGCTCGTTGTCCAGATTCCACACACCGGTGCGGTCGACCCCGATCTCGAATTCAGTTGAGAGATGGGAAGAATGGGGGGAACCCAGACCCATCACAGCGATCGTCGAGGAGGATCACCAGTGAGCGCACTGACGCAGGACTTTTTGCATCCCGTACGGCGACAGTTGACACCGGAGCAGCTCGAAGCCCGCCGCCGCAAAGCCGAGAAGATCCTCGGATACAAGCTTCCACCCCTCGCAAGGCCAGAGCAGCGGCCAGCCAGCGCGATCAAGTAGCGGGTAGTTGCCCTGACACAGGAGGCGTGGCGCCCATCCGTGTCCAGTCTGCGGCTGCCTACCGACGGAATTGCTTCGGGCGCTGGTCGTTCGGAAACTCCGGGTGCTGCTGGAACCAACGCAGCGCGTTATTAACGGCAATCATCTCGTCGGCGTTGAGGTAGCGCCCGAACGAGACGACTACCAGCGCCAACATCCATCCCACGACGAACACCGAGGCGAATGGGTACAGCAGTCTCGCTACAACCGAACCACTGGTTGACACAACGCTCGGGCTGCGATCGGTACCGGTGGTCGGCTGACGTCCCAGGGCAAGTCTGAATGCGTCGCCGATGTCGATCGGGGCGCCGCTCACGATGGCCGAGCGTCGTCGGCCTAGTGCGAGCAGGCCTGCTATCACGCTCCATAGGAACCCGAGCGCAAGCACCGTCAGGCAGATTATCCGCGCCCATGACCCCGTCTTCTGAGCGACCACGACGAATATGGTGACTGCGAACCATGTAGTACAGGCCAGACCGAGGACCATAAAGAACGCCACGAACGTACGTTTGCGCCAATAGGCGAACCCTCGCCGATACCAGGTCGTCCCCAGCCCGCGCACCTCAACCATCGGCGGCATATCACCCACGCGAAAACCCACCTCACTCATCAAAATACCTTGTTCCACAAGTGTTTTCCCGCATCCCAGGCACTACCGACCAGATCGGCGACGTCATGGCCGGAGGTCGAAAACGTATTGCCCAGGCCGTGGGTAACACCGCTGACCACTCCTCGGTCATGGATATCCTCGGCCCAATGCTCATGGAATCCTTCATAGAACACGTCACCGACACCGACCACGATCGCACCGGCCCCGACTGCGGTCGCCCATACCGGCGCACTGACGCCGAGCGCAGCCGCACCAGCGACAGCGCCGGCGCCGGCCGCAAGGCCGATCGCCGCAGCCCCGTAATCGTAGGCGCGGGCCGACGTCGGATTCTGCCCCTTCTGAATATCATCCTGCGACTGAAATTCTGCAACCACTCCGGAAGCCAGGACGTCGACGACAGGGATTTCTTTCAGAAAATCCAGCCCCTCGGGTGTCTTGATCATGTCCAGTCCGGGAACTACTTTCGCCGCATCTTTGATCTTGACATTCAAGGGATTTGAGAGCGGAGCTTCGCCGGGGCTGGCGCCCGCTGCCTTGAGTTTCTCTTCGAGCAATGCTAGATCGTTCTTCGCCGCAGATTGAGCACGCACAGTTGGGTCGTCGAATGACCCCTTCCCTCCATCGGCCAGGTACGCATCATGCGCCTTGATATAGTCCTGGCTGGCCTTGTCAAGGTTCGAGGAGGCGTCCTTTATTGCATCCTGCAGCTTGCTTGACCATTCAGAGTTCTTCTCGTTGGGTACCACGTACAAGCCACGCAGGTAGTCCGCCAGGGTAACGCGCTTGTCCCAGCTGAAATCGCTGTTGTTGCCGGTCGGCTTGATCGGGCTGACGGTATCACCCAGGTCCTTGGCTGCCTGCAGCCGGAAGCCTTGCGCCAGTTTCAATGCCGCATTGTAGGTGTTCGTATAGTCAGCCTGGGCCTGCCGGGCGTCCTTTGCAGTCTGCGCATCGGGGTCGCCGGTGATGACCAATATTCCCGGCTTGCCATCGTCGCCGATCTGCGCGCCCTTCTGACTGGCATCGTGGGCGGTGTTGACCAGGTCGGCCTCGATCTTCTGGAGGTTATCGCCCAAGTCTCCCAAAACTTTGCCGACACCGCTGGTCACGGTGGCCAGTGCACCGACCTGGATCGAGGTCGCGGTCCAGGCCTTACGGAACGAGTCCGCCGCACCGCCGGACCAGCCCGCATCGCCGACGATCTTGTCAACCGTCGAGCCGAGGGCCTTCACAACACCATCGGTCGAGCTCGGCGCTGTCTTCATAGCTGTACCCATGGCTTGCAACCCGGCCAGGTCGCCACCGATCCAACTCATCCGACGCTCCTTTCGTTCCGGTCAGTCCAGATTTTGGGTGAGGTCGTCGAAGAGCTTCCGATTGTCGATGTCGTGCCGCTCATAGGAATCACGTGCATAGGAAAGCTTCTGAGCGTGGGTCTGGATGGTGCGGACCACCTGGTGGTTGAGAACCTGCAGCAGTTCCAATGCACCCTTCATCGCCTCATTCAGGGTTGAGTCGCCCGAATCCACAGTCGATGGCAGAAAGCCCGGCACCAGACCCTCGTACGTGGTGGCTTCATCACCGAACGTCTTGGCCATCGACTTCAAATCATCAAGGACGACTTCGAATCCGCTCATGCTCTGATATCCCCTCGGATCGGCTCGGCGCGCTCCATGCCCTGTTGGAATAGCACCATGTCGTCGAGCCGCTTACTCGTCCACTGCACCCGGCAAGTCTTCTCCAGGGGGTCGAGCACCACTGAGATAGAAGTTGTGCCAAGCAATCTCGGTAGGAACTCCGACCTGACCATGACCCAGGGCTGATGGACGCCCAGGCGCTCGGTCAACCGGTCGACATTCGAGAAGACGATTGCGACCGGCTCCCCGGTGACCGCAGCACTGAGCTCGATCGAGATCCCCTGGCTGTCCGCACTTGGATGCGCAGGAATGACAACAAAATCTGGGAGATCAGCACCAATAACCGTGGCCGGCTCAGGCACCCGAGGAGGGGGCGGCACAGGCATCGGCTCGTCATCCCAATCATCGTCGGAATTCCCAAAGTTCGCATAGTGGATTACCATTGCGCCGCTTAGCACCCCCTGATACCCCGACGGCCACTCGGAAGAACATGCCAGGTGACCAGTTGGTTGACAATCTATCAGGCAGCCTCGCGACTGTCGCGGTGCAGCCTTCCGCAAGACCCCAGGAAGACCTGCGCTAACGGGTCGACTGAGCTCCTGCGGAATCACACGCTTTGTGACACATGGGGCAGTACCCGCACCCGATAGGCACATCACCGAGGGCGATTTGTCCGAATTCCTCTCGATGTCGCGCCACTCAACAACCCGGGACTGGCTTTGGGATCAGGAGAATCTCCGCGCTTTGGCGGCCAGGGCGGCTTGGCCTCGGGGGTGATGCGGTAGCGGGAGCGGGGGTTGCTGGGGGTGATGAGGCCTCGGGATTCGAGGTGGGAGAGGGCGGTTCGGGTGCGGTGGGCGGTGAGGGTGGCGGATTGTTGGATTTGGGGGGCGGTGAGGGTGTGGTTGGGGTGGAGGGCGGTCAGGACTGCTATTTCGGCGGGGGTCATGGGGTCACCTGATCGGGTGGGGGCGGTGGCGGCCGGTGGGAAGGGTTCGGGGGCAGGGGATGTCGAGGTGGCCGCCGCCGGAGAGGGGGAGGCGGAGGGTGTCGGGGCGGGACTCTCGGGACAGGCGGTAGGAGTCCACGGCGGTGCGGGCGGTGATGGCGGTGCAGAGGGCGATGATGGCGAGTAGGGCCCATGCGTCCCAGGGCATTTCGGCCTCCTATTTCCGATGACATTTCGAAATTCGGTGTGGCGCGCCGAAACCCAGTAGACATCAGGCGAGACCGATTGGCACCATCAAAGCGTGCAATTCCACTGAGTTCGTTGGACATCCAGATTGGCCTATTCCAGTACGGCGCTCCCCAGATAGCGAGGCTAACGAAATGGCTGGATCGACACTTCCACGCAGGGCACTTGGGCGCACTCTTCGCAACTTCCGGTTACGCGCCGGGAAAGGGCAATTCGTTTCCGCCCGGCATGTAGACATGTCGCCACAATGCATCAGCCGGATGGAAGATGGTCAGCGGGTCAAAATATCCACGGCTCAAATACGAGAGTTGCTGGAGTTCTATGGGATCGCGAATCCGAGCCAGGAACGCGATGACCTGCTCGGGCTGTGGGACGAGGTGAAGCAGCAGGACCAGGTATCGAGGGCGATGGGAACATCCAAGGGCTGGTGGCGGTCGTACAGCGACCAGTTCACGCCACACTTCGACCACTACCTGAACCTGGAGGCAGCCTCCAATCACCTCACGACACACCAACTCGTCATGGTTCACGGGCTGCTGCAAACACCCGAATATCGGCGCAGCCTGATCAAGGCGACTCACCCCGATCTCTCGAATGTGGACGTTGAGCGCCGACTCGAGCTCGCGGCCAGGAGGCAGGAACGCCTTGACGACAAGAACTTTCGACTGGATGCCATCCTGTCCGAAGCAACCCTGAAGCACCGCCCCGGCGGACTCACGGTGATGGTCGATCAGCTGCAACACCTGGCGGACATGGGATCACGCGACAATGTGTCCGTCCGTGTGGTCCCGTTCGCCGTCGGCACGCATGCCGGGCTCGCGCTCCAATCGTTCGGACTGCTCGAATTCCCGCCTTTCGCAAACCATCTCAAGGAACCCCCGGTGGTTTACGTCGAAGGTTCGGTGGGCGCACTCTACTTGGATCAGGAGCAGGTGATCACACGCTTCCAACGAGCGATCACCGATCTCCAGCGCGTAGCGTTGAGCGAAGACGACACCAGGGAGCTGCTGTCGGCCACCGCGAAGGAGTACGCGAAGTGATCAACAATCTGCGCGACGCCGAATGGTTCAAGTCCTCCAAGTCCGCCGATGCATCCGAGTGCGTTGAGGTCGCGTTCGGAGGCCGCAAAGCGCACACGGTCGGGGTTCGGGATTCCAAGGATCCGGGTGGGCCGGTGCTGGTGTTCTCCGGGGAACAGTGGGATCGGTTCCTGGGCAGCGAAATCTGGCGTCGATAGGCTTACCGCTGGACCTCGGCCCGGTTACTGTCGGGGAGATGAGCATCGAGTTCTTGTTGACGACGCTTGTCATCGTGGCTACGCCGGGCACCGGGGTGCTGTTCACGCTTGCGGCGGGGTTGGCGCGTGGGGTGCGGGCCAGCGTGATCGCGGCGTTCGGGTGCACGCTGGGGATCGTGCCGCACATGGTGGCGGCGGTCACCGGACTGGCGGCGCTGCTCAATGCGAGTGCCGTGGCATTTCAGACGCTGAAGTATCTGGGTGTGGCGTATCTGCTGTACATGGCGTGGAATACGTTGCGGGACAAGGATGTTCTCGCGATCCCGGAGGAGAGTGCGCAGGCCGCGCCGACGGCGGGGCGGGTGATCGTGTCCGCCGTCCTGGTCAATGTGCTGAACCCGAAGCTGACGATCTTCTTCTTCGCGTTCCTGCCGCAGTTCGTGCCCAGCGGGTCGACCGGCGCCACCGTGCGCATGCTCGAACTGAGCGGGATGTTCTGCTCGCCACCTTCGTGGTGTTCGCCGTCTACGGGAGCTTCGCGGCGGCGGTGCGCAGCCGGATCATTTCCCGGCCGGCGGTCATGACCTGGATGCGACGGGTGTTCGGGGTCTCATTCGTCGCGCTCGCCGGGCGGCTGGCCGTGCAGAACCAGTAGGTGAGCGGCACGGTCTGCAAGTGGAGGCGGAGATCACCACGAAGGAATTTGCCCGGTCGCTGGGTGTTTGCGATGGTGTAGGTAGTCCCCGTATCGGGGGCCCGGACGAGGGAGCCGTACCCGGAGTGCGACAAGACGGCCTTCGGAGGTCGTCATGTCGTGGCTGGTGTTGTTCGTGTCCGGGGTGTTCGAAGCCGTGTGGGCTACCGCGCTCGGGAAGTCGGAGGGGTTCACCCGGCTCGGGCCGACCGTCGTGTTCGGTGTGGCGCTCGCGGTGAGTATGGCGGGGCTGGCCTACGCGATGCGCGGGCTGCCGGTGGGGACCGCGTACGCGGTGTGGGTCGGCATCGGCGCGGTGTTGACCGTCGCGTATTCGATGGCCACCGGTGAGGCCGCGGTGAGCGCGGTCAAACTGTTGTTCCTCGGCGGGATCGTGGCTTGCGTGATGGGGTTGAAGCTCATCGGATAACCCCGATCGCCCGCCCTACGATCCAGCCCAGTTGACTACTTCGCAGGCGCGAGTTTCACCGCTTCGGCAGGGATCGCGGGAACCGATTGCACCGTCTGAGTTTTCGCAGCGGGGTCCGGGAGCTCGAGTCGCCAATCCTCGGAGACCCAGCGCACGGTTTCCGTCGTCGCGGTGATGCTCGCGTCGGAGTAGGTGGCGTAGACCGTGAGATCGGCGCGGTCGGGGGTGTACGCGGTGAGCTGGTAGGCCGCGATTTGGGGGGCGACAGTCGCGTTGGCGGGAGCCGTGATCGAGATCTGTGCGCGGGCCAGGACCCAGGAGTCCTTGCCTGCGCCGGGCATCAGGGAGATCGCCGCCACCTGCGGCCAGACACCGTCGGGGGCCAGGGACAGGCGGGTGCTGTGGTTGATGGCGGCCAAGGCCGCGCCCTGCGGGGTACGGGTGTAGCCGGCGGCGGTGGTGCCGAGTTTGCTGGGACCGTCGTGGCCGCCGATGGGGAGTTGCACACCCTGGTAGTTCTCCCAGCGCACATCCGCCGGAGCGCGGGCCGGATCCACCGCGGTGGTGGTGGATTTCGTCGCCGATTGATCACTTACCCCGCAGGCCGAGACGGTGAAAGCGGCCGCCGAGACGAGCAGGGCCGCGGCTGCGGCGGTGAAAGTTTGCGCGTGGTGTGCTGGCTTGGCGCGCATGAGGATTCCTCCGGGTGGACCTGAGTACGGTCGAGAAGCGTTGCGGTGACGCGGGTTCGGGGGCCGAACAGTCGAGCGCAGCTTACGACGCGACCGGTGCACCGGATGATCCTACGAGTGTTGATCGGATCGGTTTAACAATTCGTCACTCCTGTCACGGAACCGGTTGCGGCGACCCACGATCCGGGTAACATCAGGGCCGCAACATGATCATCGCAGGTGGTGGGGTTTCATGATGGATCATCGGGACCTGGTTCCGGTGGGCCGCCTGTGTCATGAGCCAGAGGTGCGTAAAGCCCTGGCACTCGGGGGATTCGGGTCGCGAGCCCGCTGCTGTCCGTTCGGGGAAGGGGAATGGGGACATGAAAGCCAAAAGAACTTCGATCCTGTTATCGATGCTGCCCATCGCACTCGTCGCGGGCCAAGGCGTGGCGATCGCGGCCCCTGGGCAGCCTGGGCTGGCGGTGCCCGGCGACGGGCAACCGGGGCTGAGCACCCAACCCCCGGCGCCCGCGGCAC from Nocardia tengchongensis includes:
- a CDS encoding CdaR family transcriptional regulator; its protein translation is MSSTRAAAKQRMITLVLDNSPEMAQRVVARARAEMPVYARLSATTIARSTESILERLARALLDSRPLHAEDLSALREFGETRARQGVSLADVQSGWRIAVREILAELTGAAHTSKVADRVLLESITDLLDLVDQASISFSSAHREVEIAQARHDEQFRAEFTRALLLGTLGPAELQIRAQQLGLDIEGEYRAFRSRPDEDATSAALQGITSRFSTVRGFVTTVDGDLAGFVENSTPTGSRLIAYGPATRLTDLDRSFRLATRVLATAHLFGLSGPLDLDRVGLLPAIAADTELGAELAHRYLDPLGDGEAARTLIETAARFLDAGMRVDVTAERLTVHPNTVRYRLARFEELAGTDLRSAGTALQVWWAIQHRRATTGYPAPSS
- a CDS encoding carboxymuconolactone decarboxylase family protein (This protein belongs to a clade of uncharacterized proteins related to peroxidases such as the alkylhydroperoxidase AhpD.), with translation MSNVPLVQRDSATGTVRDQLDQIHAAFGTVPAMFRAVANSPATLTAMWSAFGAYGGGALGPALSEQLAVAVANRNACEYCLAAHTALGRKAGVSGAALAAAQTGRSEDPRVAALLGFALRLVEERGQVTAEDVRVVREQGWTDEQIVETIGQVALNLFTNYVNIALGVPVDFPAVGLRQPV
- a CDS encoding cupin domain-containing protein; this encodes MTSLDRISPLLDRFRVRTHLFHTGPLCGVTTFDARAGRGFLHVLRRGEMEMEHPRVGGRVEKRRIDRPSLLFYPRPLDHAFHNAPDDDSDFACATLDFDGGPAHPLVRTLPPVIVLPLDAVGTLAPALELLFAEIDNVRCGHRVLADRLFEVVLIQLFRWMLDHPDEVGLPTGLLAGLTDERLARTLVALHESPGQPWTLATMAREARMSRSSFAARSRRWSGSRPPST
- a CDS encoding AraC family transcriptional regulator, with the protein product MTDWRVTVAQSRLRAGDSVARTAAALGYANPPAFTRAFTQRVGCSPRAWLATGSGEGGNHAGGGRMTDGRASAIR
- a CDS encoding dienelactone hydrolase family protein, encoding MQIISEQRLDDGVLEREFTIGEIRGILWTPESASTPTPLILLGQIAGPNGGLRSPRLVARARHTVAEGFAAATIEFPGSGDRPGSAVTDQARTDLRKALQAGEPVTDDIVDRLILPLLDQAVPDWQATLDALLTLPDIGGPVGFSGGVISIPVRLAAVDPRITAAVLFAGSYVPRSIIEQARQVTIPLHVLLQWDDEGNDRQMALDLFDAFGSKEKTLHANMGGHTGVPQFAGEEANRFFARHLK
- a CDS encoding WXG100 family type VII secretion target; the encoded protein is MSWIGGDLAGLQAMGTAMKTAPSSTDGVVKALGSTVDKIVGDAGWSGGAADSFRKAWTATSIQVGALATVTSGVGKVLGDLGDNLQKIEADLVNTAHDASQKGAQIGDDGKPGILVITGDPDAQTAKDARQAQADYTNTYNAALKLAQGFRLQAAKDLGDTVSPIKPTGNNSDFSWDKRVTLADYLRGLYVVPNEKNSEWSSKLQDAIKDASSNLDKASQDYIKAHDAYLADGGKGSFDDPTVRAQSAAKNDLALLEEKLKAAGASPGEAPLSNPLNVKIKDAAKVVPGLDMIKTPEGLDFLKEIPVVDVLASGVVAEFQSQDDIQKGQNPTSARAYDYGAAAIGLAAGAGAVAGAAALGVSAPVWATAVGAGAIVVGVGDVFYEGFHEHWAEDIHDRGVVSGVTHGLGNTFSTSGHDVADLVGSAWDAGKHLWNKVF
- a CDS encoding DUF6317 family protein, giving the protein MSGFEVVLDDLKSMAKTFGDEATTYEGLVPGFLPSTVDSGDSTLNEAMKGALELLQVLNHQVVRTIQTHAQKLSYARDSYERHDIDNRKLFDDLTQNLD
- a CDS encoding SAV_915 family protein, translated to MPEPATVIGADLPDFVVIPAHPSADSQGISIELSAAVTGEPVAIVFSNVDRLTERLGVHQPWVMVRSEFLPRLLGTTSISVVLDPLEKTCRVQWTSKRLDDMVLFQQGMERAEPIRGDIRA
- a CDS encoding helix-turn-helix transcriptional regulator, encoding MAGSTLPRRALGRTLRNFRLRAGKGQFVSARHVDMSPQCISRMEDGQRVKISTAQIRELLEFYGIANPSQERDDLLGLWDEVKQQDQVSRAMGTSKGWWRSYSDQFTPHFDHYLNLEAASNHLTTHQLVMVHGLLQTPEYRRSLIKATHPDLSNVDVERRLELAARRQERLDDKNFRLDAILSEATLKHRPGGLTVMVDQLQHLADMGSRDNVSVRVVPFAVGTHAGLALQSFGLLEFPPFANHLKEPPVVYVEGSVGALYLDQEQVITRFQRAITDLQRVALSEDDTRELLSATAKEYAK
- a CDS encoding DUF397 domain-containing protein, translating into MINNLRDAEWFKSSKSADASECVEVAFGGRKAHTVGVRDSKDPGGPVLVFSGEQWDRFLGSEIWRR
- a CDS encoding LysE family translocator, whose product is MSIEFLLTTLVIVATPGTGVLFTLAAGLARGVRASVIAAFGCTLGIVPHMVAAVTGLAALLNASAVAFQTLKYLGVAYLLYMAWNTLRDKDVLAIPEESAQAAPTAGRVIVSAVLVNVLNPKLTIFFFAFLPQFVPSGSTGATVRMLELSGMFCSPPSWCSPSTGASRRRCAAGSFPGRRS
- a CDS encoding multidrug efflux SMR transporter — translated: MSWLVLFVSGVFEAVWATALGKSEGFTRLGPTVVFGVALAVSMAGLAYAMRGLPVGTAYAVWVGIGAVLTVAYSMATGEAAVSAVKLLFLGGIVACVMGLKLIG